A stretch of Leisingera sp. S132 DNA encodes these proteins:
- a CDS encoding cysteine desulfurase, whose amino-acid sequence MYDLDKIRADFPILSREVNGKPLTYLDNGASAQKPQVVIDAITKAYAEEYSNVHRGLHFLSNLATEKYEAVRGIIARFLNAGDENTIVLNSGTTEGINLVAYGWAMPRFEAGDEIVLSVMEHHANIVPWHFLRERQGVVLKWVDTAADGSLDPQEVIDAIGPKTKLVAVTQCSNVLGTVVDVKAITQGAHAKGVPVLVDGSQGAVHMPVDVQDIGCDFYAITGHKLYGPSGSGAIYIKPERMAEMRPFIGGGDMIKEVSKDQIIYNDPPMKFEAGTPGIVQTIGLGVALEYMMELGMDNIAKHEGGLRDYAMQRLTGLNWINVQGQAPGKAAIFSFTMEGAAHAHDISTILDKKGVAVRAGHHCAGPLMDHLGVSATCRASFGLYNTKEEVDTLVDALELAHELFA is encoded by the coding sequence ATGTATGACCTGGACAAAATCCGCGCCGACTTTCCGATCCTTTCGCGGGAGGTGAACGGCAAGCCGCTGACTTATCTCGACAACGGCGCATCGGCGCAGAAACCGCAGGTAGTGATTGATGCCATCACCAAAGCCTATGCTGAGGAATATTCCAACGTCCACCGCGGCCTGCACTTTCTTTCTAACCTCGCAACCGAGAAGTACGAGGCCGTGCGCGGTATCATTGCGCGGTTCCTGAATGCAGGCGATGAAAACACCATCGTGCTGAATTCCGGCACCACAGAGGGCATCAATCTGGTTGCCTACGGCTGGGCAATGCCGCGGTTCGAGGCCGGCGACGAGATCGTCCTGTCGGTGATGGAACACCACGCCAATATCGTGCCCTGGCACTTCCTGCGCGAACGTCAGGGCGTGGTGCTGAAATGGGTGGATACCGCTGCGGATGGCAGCCTCGACCCGCAGGAGGTCATTGATGCGATTGGCCCCAAGACCAAGCTGGTGGCCGTCACCCAGTGCTCTAACGTGCTGGGCACCGTTGTGGATGTAAAGGCGATCACTCAGGGCGCCCATGCCAAAGGTGTGCCAGTGCTGGTAGATGGTTCGCAGGGTGCGGTGCATATGCCGGTCGACGTTCAGGACATCGGCTGCGATTTCTACGCAATCACCGGCCACAAGCTTTATGGCCCCTCCGGCTCAGGCGCGATCTATATCAAGCCCGAGCGCATGGCGGAGATGCGCCCCTTCATCGGCGGCGGCGACATGATCAAGGAAGTCTCAAAGGACCAGATCATTTACAACGATCCGCCGATGAAATTCGAGGCCGGCACGCCGGGTATCGTCCAGACCATCGGACTGGGTGTGGCGCTGGAGTATATGATGGAGCTTGGCATGGACAACATTGCCAAGCATGAGGGCGGCCTGCGTGACTACGCGATGCAACGGCTGACTGGCTTGAACTGGATCAATGTGCAGGGCCAAGCGCCTGGTAAAGCAGCGATTTTCAGCTTCACCATGGAGGGTGCGGCGCATGCGCATGACATCTCTACCATCCTCGACAAGAAGGGTGTCGCGGTGCGCGCCGGCCATCACTGTGCCGGGCCGCTGATGGACCATCTTGGGGTATCCGCCACCTGCCGCGCGTCCTTTGGACTCTACAACACCAAGGAAGAGGTCGACACGCTGGTCGACGCGCTGGAACTGGCGCATGAGCTGTTTGCTTAA
- a CDS encoding ureidoglycolate lyase, whose amino-acid sequence MSAPEYIFEASTKPSLPWHEVPLIRATDESVKGYGCLVDDPENFEIEIVQWPAQGWRPIDEGTGDEAGWVEGTFRGDWRGDVLYGENEAVNGNYVLGWSTDPQKAQVEAQTAPRDQVLLWHMNYHPDGGQLFYPLDNKPFIIPAALPGDDLKPEKVVAFWCDGSKGLYIHPNIWHEGIFPVDDSQRFLDRQGKVHARVSCDVGKEFGVYLSCPLREDKIQG is encoded by the coding sequence ATGAGCGCGCCTGAGTATATCTTTGAGGCCAGCACCAAACCCTCTCTGCCCTGGCATGAGGTGCCGCTGATCAGGGCGACCGATGAAAGCGTCAAGGGGTACGGCTGCCTGGTGGACGATCCGGAGAATTTCGAGATCGAAATCGTGCAATGGCCTGCTCAGGGCTGGCGGCCGATCGACGAGGGCACCGGCGACGAGGCCGGATGGGTCGAGGGCACTTTCCGCGGCGACTGGCGCGGTGATGTGCTCTATGGCGAGAACGAAGCGGTCAACGGCAACTATGTACTGGGCTGGTCCACCGACCCGCAAAAGGCACAAGTTGAAGCGCAGACCGCGCCCCGCGACCAAGTTCTGCTATGGCACATGAACTATCACCCCGACGGCGGCCAGCTGTTCTATCCGCTGGACAACAAGCCCTTTATCATTCCCGCAGCCTTGCCGGGGGATGATCTGAAGCCTGAAAAGGTCGTGGCGTTCTGGTGTGACGGGTCCAAGGGGCTCTATATCCACCCCAATATCTGGCACGAGGGGATCTTTCCGGTGGACGACAGCCAGCGTTTCCTCGACCGGCAGGGCAAGGTGCATGCCCGGGTCAGCTGCGACGTTGGCAAGGAGTTTGGCGTTTACCTGTCCTGCCCGCTGCGCGAAGACAAGATCCAGGGCTAA
- a CDS encoding HD domain-containing protein: MSKPDVSQLNRDNIVDFIGGIFDRRGDEEYLGEPVTMAEHMLQGATIAEQNGQPEEIIVGALLHDIGHFTSEFGTFSMDDTEDRYHEEAGAEVLEQFFPSVITDCVRYHVAAKRYLCATKPEYFNRLSEASIHSLNLQGGPMNAEEVAEFEKNPNLKQIIAVRYLDEAGKRDDMDTPDYWHFAPMVQRMVDKHMGTGVSAR; this comes from the coding sequence ATGAGCAAACCAGACGTCAGCCAGCTGAACCGGGACAATATCGTCGACTTCATCGGCGGCATCTTTGATCGCCGCGGTGACGAAGAATACCTGGGCGAGCCAGTCACCATGGCCGAACACATGCTGCAAGGCGCCACCATCGCCGAACAGAACGGCCAGCCGGAAGAGATCATCGTGGGGGCGCTTCTCCACGATATCGGCCATTTCACCAGCGAGTTCGGCACATTTTCCATGGATGACACAGAGGACCGCTATCACGAGGAGGCCGGAGCCGAGGTTCTGGAGCAGTTCTTCCCGTCGGTGATCACCGACTGCGTCCGCTACCATGTGGCTGCCAAGCGTTATCTGTGTGCCACCAAACCGGAGTATTTCAACCGTTTATCAGAGGCTTCGATCCACTCCCTGAACCTGCAAGGCGGGCCGATGAATGCGGAGGAAGTGGCGGAATTCGAGAAGAACCCGAACCTCAAGCAGATCATTGCGGTGCGTTACCTGGACGAGGCGGGCAAGCGCGATGACATGGACACCCCGGACTACTGGCATTTTGCGCCGATGGTGCAGCGGATGGTAGATAAGCACATGGGAACGGGAGTTTCCGCAAGATGA
- a CDS encoding gamma-butyrobetaine dioxygenase: MPRSVSADASGSFLTLTFEDGSDSRFHAVWLRDNALDPETRSPGNGQRLITIGDIPADTKISTALVEDGSLTVTFAPEGKTVTFPGTWLKEHAYDIDRATEFGRMAPGIETWNSSLPAPVFDWEEVLSDPKTKRDWLDAIARLGFAKLVNGPVTEGALIENAGMFGFVRETNYGKYFEVRTEVNPTNLAYTGLGLQAHTDNPYRDPVPSLQILYCLENSAEGGDSIVVDGFRAAERLKEENPEGFALLAGYPARFEYKGSDGVHLRSRRPMIELSPDGEMIGMRFNNRSSAPFVDIPFDKMEAYYAAYRRLAEFIDDPDMGVSFKLEPGESFIVDNTRVMHARLGYSGSGSRWLQGCYADKDGLQSTLNVLNAQLEG; this comes from the coding sequence ATGCCCCGTTCCGTATCCGCCGACGCATCCGGCAGCTTTCTGACCCTGACATTCGAAGACGGCAGCGATAGCCGCTTTCATGCGGTCTGGCTGCGTGACAACGCGCTGGACCCTGAAACCCGTTCACCGGGGAACGGTCAGCGGCTGATTACCATCGGCGACATTCCAGCCGACACCAAGATCAGCACCGCACTGGTGGAAGACGGATCTCTGACCGTCACCTTCGCTCCGGAAGGAAAGACCGTGACTTTCCCTGGCACCTGGTTGAAGGAGCACGCCTATGACATTGACCGGGCGACGGAATTCGGCCGCATGGCACCAGGCATCGAGACTTGGAACAGCAGCCTGCCTGCCCCTGTGTTCGACTGGGAGGAGGTGCTGTCCGACCCCAAAACCAAACGGGACTGGCTCGACGCAATTGCCCGCTTGGGATTCGCCAAACTGGTGAACGGCCCCGTTACCGAAGGCGCGCTGATTGAGAATGCCGGGATGTTCGGTTTCGTCCGGGAGACGAATTACGGCAAGTATTTCGAAGTGCGTACCGAAGTGAATCCGACCAATCTGGCTTATACAGGTCTCGGCCTGCAGGCCCACACCGACAACCCCTACCGTGACCCGGTGCCCAGCTTGCAGATTCTCTATTGCCTGGAAAACTCGGCCGAGGGCGGCGACAGCATCGTTGTGGACGGTTTCCGCGCAGCCGAGCGCCTGAAAGAGGAAAACCCAGAGGGCTTTGCCCTTCTGGCAGGATACCCGGCCCGGTTTGAATACAAGGGGTCCGACGGTGTGCATCTGCGCTCCCGTCGGCCGATGATCGAGCTGTCACCTGATGGCGAGATGATCGGGATGCGCTTCAACAACCGGTCCTCCGCCCCGTTTGTCGACATTCCCTTTGACAAGATGGAAGCCTACTACGCCGCCTACCGGCGCCTGGCTGAATTCATCGACGATCCTGACATGGGCGTTTCCTTCAAGCTGGAGCCGGGCGAAAGTTTCATCGTCGACAACACCCGCGTCATGCATGCGCGCCTGGGGTATTCCGGGTCTGGCTCACGCTGGTTGCAGGGCTGCTACGCCGACAAGGACGGGCTGCAGTCGACCCTGAACGTGCTGAATGCGCAGCTGGAGGGCTGA
- a CDS encoding LysR family transcriptional regulator, with protein MSKKVTKQGLPPLDWLKVFEAAGRHGSFTAAAEEFGSTQAAVSQRIRNLESWLGRQLFIRSARGVTLTVDGESYLPLVHDSLRALEQGTENLFGHSVRELRIAAQPSHLEMLLLPRLTAFSESHPELRLVTETVPKRLDFEAADGALHIRYGRGNWQGRDGVLLANEVLQPMAAPGHRANWRQLPAIELRGERPGWSEWARVTGEPAPEAGPVSVDSMAHALRAARLGMGVVLGSRALAANLLLTGQLICLPAAELATIDGYWLTWPPSLGKSPRQKTLLSALSDALTHHVQ; from the coding sequence ATGTCTAAGAAAGTGACCAAACAGGGCTTGCCGCCGCTTGATTGGCTCAAGGTTTTTGAGGCTGCCGGCCGCCATGGCAGTTTCACCGCTGCGGCTGAGGAATTCGGGTCAACCCAGGCCGCCGTCAGTCAGCGGATTCGCAACCTGGAATCCTGGCTGGGGCGGCAACTCTTCATCCGGTCGGCTCGCGGCGTGACATTGACAGTAGATGGCGAAAGCTACCTGCCGCTGGTCCATGATTCCCTTCGTGCCCTGGAGCAGGGTACCGAAAACCTGTTTGGGCACAGTGTTCGGGAGTTGCGGATCGCCGCTCAGCCATCGCATCTGGAAATGCTTTTACTGCCGAGGCTTACAGCGTTTTCCGAAAGTCATCCTGAGCTTCGTCTAGTCACGGAAACCGTGCCGAAACGGTTGGATTTCGAAGCGGCGGACGGTGCATTGCATATCAGATATGGGCGCGGCAACTGGCAGGGCCGCGACGGTGTCCTGCTGGCAAATGAGGTTCTTCAACCGATGGCGGCCCCAGGTCATAGAGCCAACTGGCGCCAACTGCCGGCGATTGAGTTGCGCGGAGAACGGCCAGGCTGGAGCGAGTGGGCACGGGTGACCGGAGAGCCGGCGCCTGAGGCCGGCCCGGTTTCGGTGGATTCCATGGCGCATGCCCTCCGGGCCGCCCGGCTTGGAATGGGGGTGGTTTTAGGATCCAGGGCGCTGGCTGCCAATCTGTTGCTGACCGGGCAATTGATCTGTTTGCCTGCCGCCGAATTGGCCACGATTGACGGTTATTGGCTGACCTGGCCGCCGAGCCTCGGTAAATCTCCGCGGCAAAAAACCCTTCTTTCCGCGCTTTCAGACGCACTGACACACCATGTGCAGTAG